The Mycolicibacterium parafortuitum nucleotide sequence ATCAACAGCGTCGACACGCCCAGATCCTTCGCCGCCCGAACGGCCTTCGCCGTCAGCACATCGGCCACCGCCTCCTGGAAACCCGCCGCGACATCAGCCTGCGACGCCTCCGGATGGCTCTCCACATACCGCGCCACCGCCGTCTTCAGCCCCGAGAAACTGAACGCATACGGATCGTCTCGCGGACCTGTCATCCCGCGCGGGAACACGATCGCCTTCGGATCCCCTTCGCGCGCAAGCTCGTCCAGCACCCGGCCGCCCGGATACCCGAGCCCCAGCAGCCGCGCGATCTTGTCGTACGCCTCACCGGCCGCATCATCGACCGTCGACCCCAACTCCACGATCGGCTCCCCCAGCGACCGGACATGCAGCAGGTTCGTGTGCCCGCCCGAGACAAGCAAGCCGATACTCTCCGGCAGCGGACCATGGTCGTACACGTCTGCCGCCAGATGCCCGCCCAGATGGTTCACCGCATAGAACGGCACCTGCCACGCGGCCGAATAGGCCTTCGCCGCAGCCACTCCCACCAACAGCGCCCCGGCCAGACCTGGCCCGATCGTCGCCGCGACCACGTCCGGCCTCTCGATTCCGGCCGTGTCCAGCGCGCGTCGCATCGTCGGCCCCAGCGCCTCCAGATGCGCCCTCGACGCGATCTCCGGAACCACCCCGCCGAAGCGCGCGTGTTCGTCCACACTCGAGGCGACCTCATCGGCCAGCAACCTCACCGAACCGTCGTCGCCCAACTCGGCGATACCGACTCCCGTTTCGTCACAGGAACTCTCGATGGCAAGGATGATCATCGCCGCTCCCGCTTCATCGTGTACGCATCCGCGCCGCTGACTCGGTAGTACCGCTTGCGAACGCCCATCTTCTCGAAACCTTCACTCTCGTACAGCGCGATCGCCGCCGCGTTGTCGGTCCGCACCTCAAGGAAGATCGCGCCGTGGTCGGCGTAATCGAAAAGTCGGTGCAGCAGCTGCCTGCCGATCCCGTGCCCCTGATACGCCGGATCGACACCGATCGTGTGGACCTCGTACTCGTACGGCTTGAATCGCCCCAACCGCGCGATCCCCGCGTACCCCACCAGCTTGTCGTCAACCCGAGCGCCGACATAGTGGTTGTGTTTCGCCGCGAGTTCCGCCAGGAATGCCCGCTCCGGCCATGGATCGTCCCCATCGAACAGCTGGGATTCCAGTTCCGCGCATCGTGCCGCATCGGCCGGCCTCAGCGGTCCGTACTCAACATTCACCGCTTCACCGCCTGCGACGGCTTCGCATCGGGACGGCGTAGATACAGCGGTACGAGCGGCTCCGGCTCGGCGGACCAATCCGCCACGGCGGCAACCAGTCCCGCGGTGGTCGGGTAGACCGGTGCCAGCCTCGGCAGGTCGAACAGCGCAGCGTGGTCGATCGATCCCGCGACCGCTTCCGCCCCGGCGGGCACATCGCCCGGCGCGTTGACCGCGGGCCCGTCGAATCGGCGCCCGTCCCGATACCGCGCCCAGTACACCTCGCGACGACGGGCATCGGTCACCACCAGCACGTCACCGGTGGTCCCCACAGCGATGGCGTCCAGGCTGCACACACCGTGCACCGGAAGGCCCAGCGCGTGTCCGAACGCCGCCGCCGTCGCCATCCCGACCCGCAACCCGGTGAACGGGCCCGGCCCGCACCCGACCACCACCGCGTCGAGCTGCTCTACCCCGACACCCGCCTCACCCAGCGCCCCGACGATGTTCGGGGTCAGCTGTTCGGCGTGGGCGCGCGCGTCCACCGTGACGTGCTCGGCAAGCACCGCGAGTGCATCGTCGTCGACGCGGACCACGCCTGCCGTCACCGCCGGCGTCGCGGTGTCCAGCGCCAGCACCAGCCGCGTCACGGCCGGCTCCACTGCCAGATCGCGGTGCGCGCGTCCGTGTCGGCGCAGCGCTCCAGCCGGATGTCGAGATGGTTGTCCGACAGCCGCTCGGCCA carries:
- the rimI gene encoding ribosomal protein S18-alanine N-acetyltransferase, producing MNVEYGPLRPADAARCAELESQLFDGDDPWPERAFLAELAAKHNHYVGARVDDKLVGYAGIARLGRFKPYEYEVHTIGVDPAYQGHGIGRQLLHRLFDYADHGAIFLEVRTDNAAAIALYESEGFEKMGVRKRYYRVSGADAYTMKRERR
- the tsaD gene encoding tRNA (adenosine(37)-N6)-threonylcarbamoyltransferase complex transferase subunit TsaD yields the protein MIILAIESSCDETGVGIAELGDDGSVRLLADEVASSVDEHARFGGVVPEIASRAHLEALGPTMRRALDTAGIERPDVVAATIGPGLAGALLVGVAAAKAYSAAWQVPFYAVNHLGGHLAADVYDHGPLPESIGLLVSGGHTNLLHVRSLGEPIVELGSTVDDAAGEAYDKIARLLGLGYPGGRVLDELAREGDPKAIVFPRGMTGPRDDPYAFSFSGLKTAVARYVESHPEASQADVAAGFQEAVADVLTAKAVRAAKDLGVSTLLIAGGVAANSRLRELAEQRCQEAGMTLRIPRPRLCTDNGAMIASFAAHLIAAGAAPSPLDAASDPGLPVVQGQVA
- the tsaB gene encoding tRNA (adenosine(37)-N6)-threonylcarbamoyltransferase complex dimerization subunit type 1 TsaB; its protein translation is MTRLVLALDTATPAVTAGVVRVDDDALAVLAEHVTVDARAHAEQLTPNIVGALGEAGVGVEQLDAVVVGCGPGPFTGLRVGMATAAAFGHALGLPVHGVCSLDAIAVGTTGDVLVVTDARRREVYWARYRDGRRFDGPAVNAPGDVPAGAEAVAGSIDHAALFDLPRLAPVYPTTAGLVAAVADWSAEPEPLVPLYLRRPDAKPSQAVKR